A single Chryseobacterium sp. DNA region contains:
- a CDS encoding mechanosensitive ion channel domain-containing protein, which produces MKDNLQETKNYLQEISEQLYIYITQISPSGLDWIVHIIVKLALLCAVFLVVDFVLKFVINSVFRLFHSEEKFPILKSIYQSKITNSVAHFFALIIVGALQGSIFPEGALPKTTIFIIRSVNLGLVLILAGMLYRSLAAFRNYFAIKQDFYKIMALNAISETVKILGIFIFTVVGICVVFGIKGTTIVGSLGAITAVLVLVFRDTILGFVTGLHVATSKNLKVGDWVSIPKYSIEGNITDISLLTTKITNFDKTVSTIPTYDLLTTEIKNLQVMSESNTRRIKKSIYFNINSFKFLTDEDIERLKEVNLISDYLEEKSLEIKKENASLEHRDKVVNGRQLTNIGVFRYYAQKYIENDPDVDKQGTRMVRQLDITPQGLPLEVYCFANDSKWERFEQIQADIFDHLLVASKEFDLQVMQVSIKV; this is translated from the coding sequence ATGAAAGATAACCTACAGGAAACCAAAAACTATTTGCAGGAAATAAGCGAACAGTTATACATTTATATCACCCAGATATCACCTTCAGGGCTGGACTGGATTGTTCATATTATTGTAAAACTTGCTTTGCTTTGTGCGGTATTTTTGGTTGTTGATTTTGTTTTAAAGTTCGTTATCAATTCTGTTTTTCGCTTATTTCACAGTGAAGAAAAATTTCCGATCCTCAAATCTATCTACCAGTCTAAGATTACCAATTCTGTAGCTCATTTTTTTGCATTGATTATTGTGGGAGCCTTACAGGGATCCATATTTCCTGAGGGAGCACTTCCCAAAACCACAATTTTTATTATACGAAGTGTTAATTTGGGATTGGTGCTGATCCTTGCCGGAATGCTTTATCGATCACTGGCAGCATTCAGGAATTATTTTGCGATCAAGCAGGATTTTTATAAGATTATGGCCCTGAACGCTATTTCGGAAACTGTAAAGATCCTGGGAATCTTTATATTCACTGTAGTAGGGATTTGTGTGGTTTTTGGAATTAAAGGAACTACTATTGTAGGAAGTTTAGGGGCGATCACCGCGGTCCTGGTACTCGTTTTCAGAGATACTATCCTGGGATTTGTAACGGGATTACACGTGGCAACTTCTAAAAATTTAAAAGTAGGAGATTGGGTAAGTATTCCCAAATACAGCATTGAAGGAAATATTACTGATATAAGTCTTTTAACAACGAAGATCACCAATTTTGATAAAACGGTATCCACTATTCCGACTTATGATTTGCTGACCACGGAAATCAAAAACCTTCAGGTAATGTCTGAATCCAATACCAGAAGGATCAAAAAATCTATTTATTTCAATATCAATTCTTTTAAATTTTTAACGGATGAAGATATTGAAAGGCTGAAAGAAGTCAACCTGATTTCAGATTATCTTGAAGAAAAAAGTCTTGAGATTAAAAAGGAAAATGCGAGCCTGGAACATCGGGATAAGGTCGTTAACGGAAGACAGCTTACCAATATCGGGGTGTTCAGATATTATGCACAGAAGTATATAGAAAATGATCCGGATGTTGATAAACAGGGAACCCGAATGGTCCGCCAGCTGGACATCACACCCCAGGGGCTCCCTCTTGAAGTCTATTGCTTTGCGAATGATTCCAAATGGGAACGTTTCGAACAGATTCAGGCAGATATTTTTGATCACCTGCTGGTGGCTTCAAAAGAATTTGATCTTCAGGTAATGCAGGTAAGTATTAAAGTATAA
- a CDS encoding pyridoxine 5'-phosphate synthase, with product MTKLSVNINKIATLRNARGGETPSVTEAAVKIQEFGGQGITIHPRPDERHITRKDVYDLKPLVTTEFNIEGNPHQQFIDMVLDVKPEQVTLVPDADDAITSNAGWDTKKHLDYLTEIITAFKNEGIRTSIFLDPLPELVEYAAKTGADRIELYTEAYAKNYVANKEQAIQPYYDTAVVATEFGLGINAGHDLSLDNLKYFADNIPNLLEVSIGHALISEALYMGLENTVQAYLKRLAQW from the coding sequence ATGACAAAATTAAGTGTAAACATTAATAAAATTGCGACATTAAGAAATGCGAGAGGAGGTGAGACGCCAAGTGTTACTGAAGCTGCTGTAAAGATCCAGGAATTCGGAGGGCAGGGAATTACGATCCACCCAAGGCCTGACGAAAGGCATATTACAAGAAAGGATGTGTATGATCTGAAGCCGCTTGTGACGACTGAATTTAATATTGAAGGAAACCCGCATCAGCAGTTTATTGATATGGTATTGGATGTAAAACCGGAACAGGTAACCCTGGTTCCTGACGCTGATGATGCCATTACTTCCAATGCAGGCTGGGATACAAAAAAACACCTGGATTATCTTACAGAGATCATCACTGCATTTAAAAACGAAGGGATTCGTACTTCTATTTTTCTTGATCCTTTACCGGAGCTGGTAGAATATGCAGCAAAAACCGGAGCGGACAGAATTGAGCTGTATACCGAAGCTTACGCAAAAAATTATGTAGCGAATAAAGAACAGGCTATACAACCTTATTACGATACTGCTGTGGTAGCTACAGAATTCGGATTGGGGATCAATGCCGGGCATGATTTAAGCTTGGATAATTTAAAATATTTTGCAGATAATATTCCCAATTTATTGGAAGTTTCCATCGGACATGCTTTGATTTCTGAAGCGCTTTATATGGGATTGGAAAATACGGTTCAGGCTTATTTGAAGAGACTGGCACAATGGTAA
- a CDS encoding alpha/beta fold hydrolase — MEILNSKIFGENLTSTPLLVFHGLFGMLDNWGSFGKDLGEYLPVHLIDLRNHGRSFHSDSMSHDDLADDIARYMDHYGIQKAHVLGHSLGGKAVMQFAIRYPERIGKLIVVDISPKAYPPHHQGVIKALESVDFNTVASRNEVEAVLNQYIPEKSTIQFLTKNLYWDDHKKLNWRFNLKTLSEKYNEFVSNAVKFGVFNGDALFIAGAKSNYILPQDEYGIKQQFPKAKVVTVKNAGHWVQAENPVDFANVVKEFLDLD; from the coding sequence ATGGAAATCTTAAACTCAAAAATATTCGGCGAAAATCTTACATCTACGCCGCTTTTGGTATTCCACGGATTGTTTGGAATGCTTGATAACTGGGGAAGTTTTGGAAAAGATCTGGGAGAATATCTTCCGGTACATCTGATCGATTTGAGAAATCACGGGCGAAGCTTTCATTCGGACAGTATGTCGCATGATGACCTGGCAGATGATATTGCCCGGTATATGGATCATTACGGTATTCAAAAAGCTCATGTTTTAGGACATTCCTTAGGAGGGAAAGCAGTGATGCAGTTTGCGATCAGGTATCCTGAAAGAATCGGGAAGCTGATTGTGGTGGATATTTCTCCAAAAGCTTATCCTCCGCACCATCAAGGCGTTATCAAAGCGCTGGAAAGTGTGGATTTCAATACGGTGGCTTCCAGGAATGAGGTAGAAGCTGTTCTTAATCAGTATATTCCGGAAAAATCTACAATTCAGTTTTTAACGAAAAACCTGTATTGGGATGATCATAAAAAGCTAAACTGGAGGTTTAACCTGAAGACCTTATCCGAAAAATATAATGAATTTGTTTCAAATGCTGTAAAATTTGGTGTTTTTAATGGCGATGCATTATTTATTGCAGGGGCTAAATCCAACTATATTCTGCCGCAGGATGAATATGGCATTAAACAGCAGTTCCCCAAGGCAAAGGTGGTTACCGTGAAAAATGCAGGACATTGGGTACAGGCGGAGAACCCTGTTGATTTTGCAAATGTTGTTAAAGAATTTCTTGATTTAGATTAA
- a CDS encoding microviridin/marinostatin family tricyclic proteinase inhibitor, giving the protein MENKNSKKKPFFATFLEKQLKDPETVKGGAITSVLVDNVTSVIKDNITTSALEDSVTTQSNDNVTMKYPSDGDEAGDVL; this is encoded by the coding sequence ATGGAAAACAAGAATTCAAAAAAGAAACCGTTTTTTGCTACATTCCTTGAAAAACAGCTTAAAGACCCTGAAACCGTAAAAGGAGGTGCTATCACTTCAGTACTGGTAGACAATGTTACATCAGTGATCAAGGATAATATTACAACTTCAGCACTTGAAGACAGTGTTACGACACAGTCCAATGACAACGTAACGATGAAGTATCCATCTGACGGGGATGAAGCCGGGGATGTATTATAA
- a CDS encoding microviridin/marinostatin family tricyclic proteinase inhibitor, which produces MNNKNSKKKPFFASFLEKQLKDPETVKGGGDITIPERDVITKPSLDIVTSPKDDMMHTMKYPSDGDDDTLTVPL; this is translated from the coding sequence ATGAACAACAAAAATTCAAAAAAGAAGCCATTTTTCGCATCATTCCTGGAAAAACAATTGAAAGATCCGGAAACAGTAAAAGGAGGAGGAGATATCACAATTCCTGAAAGAGATGTGATTACAAAACCTAGTTTAGATATTGTAACCTCTCCGAAAGATGATATGATGCACACGATGAAATATCCTTCTGACGGAGATGATGATACTTTGACTGTTCCATTATAA
- a CDS encoding MvdC/MvdD family ATP grasp protein yields the protein MILCITHSQDFYNIDIFFEYLTSQNISYFRLNSDRLNHLQKISINESSFELTDESGNTIHSDNIKGVWHRKAWKISIPSELDEDYEKIFLNEYGCLRYNLMTVLQDIPWINPYENERKVDGNKMFQLKIAQKNNLIIPQTIFSNDEKAITAFFHQYCHGKAVAKLHSVLGKTMNGENQLATTVIEEDTLDYISDIAYCPMIFQPYIDKEYELRIVYVDGEFFTGRINNSENADWRVAREGYFWSAYDLPEDLKVNLTSMMREMGLYLGAIDVIKGKDGKYYFLEVNPQGEWGMLQKELGYPIAQRIADNLIKRISFHGQNINYNTYCR from the coding sequence ATGATTCTCTGCATTACCCATTCACAGGATTTTTATAATATCGATATCTTTTTTGAATACCTTACTTCCCAAAATATTTCTTATTTCAGATTGAATTCTGACCGTTTGAATCATCTTCAGAAAATCAGTATCAATGAAAGCTCATTTGAACTGACCGATGAGTCAGGAAATACAATCCATTCTGATAACATTAAAGGGGTATGGCACAGGAAAGCATGGAAAATAAGTATTCCGTCTGAGCTTGATGAAGACTATGAAAAAATTTTCCTGAATGAATACGGGTGCCTCCGATACAACCTCATGACTGTTTTACAAGATATTCCGTGGATCAATCCCTATGAAAATGAGAGGAAGGTCGATGGAAATAAAATGTTTCAGCTGAAAATTGCCCAAAAGAACAACCTGATCATTCCCCAAACCATTTTTTCCAATGATGAAAAGGCCATAACAGCCTTCTTTCACCAATACTGTCACGGAAAAGCTGTTGCCAAACTTCATAGCGTCCTCGGAAAAACAATGAACGGTGAAAACCAGCTGGCTACTACGGTGATTGAAGAAGATACGCTGGACTATATTTCAGATATTGCTTACTGCCCGATGATATTTCAGCCTTATATTGATAAAGAATATGAACTGAGAATAGTTTATGTGGACGGTGAGTTTTTTACAGGCAGGATCAATAACAGTGAAAATGCAGATTGGAGGGTAGCCCGCGAAGGTTATTTCTGGTCTGCCTATGACTTACCGGAAGACCTCAAAGTGAATCTGACCTCTATGATGAGGGAGATGGGCCTTTATTTGGGAGCTATTGATGTGATAAAAGGGAAGGACGGAAAGTATTATTTCCTGGAAGTGAATCCACAGGGAGAATGGGGGATGCTGCAAAAGGAGCTTGGCTATCCGATAGCACAGAGAATTGCCGATAATTTAATAAAAAGAATCAGTTTTCATGGACAAAATATTAATTATAACACATACTGCAGATAA